The nucleotide window TTCACCTGTTTTTAAAAAGTTGATTTTTAGTAGCTAAAAAAAACTCTAAATTGATTACGTATGCAGCTTTCCTTGCGTCCTGAAGCGATTCGAGTTACTGTATTTAAAACCCAAAAAAAACTCGATTAACAAAAGCTAATCGAGTTTAGTATAAGTTATAATTTAATTATGAAATTAGAATCTAAATTCTAAACCTGCAAAAGCTCCAAAAGGATGCCCAGGTCTTAAGCCAGCAGGTACTCTAGAAACAGCGTAAGTTTCATCTAATAAATTAATGATATTTGCTGTAACATTTAAGTTTTTTGTAACATAATATTTACCAGAGACATCAACTATAAAATTAGAGTCTACACGTTCATTATCAGCAATTGCTCCAGAACCTGCCAAGGTTCTAAATTCACCATTAAAACGACCATTAAAATTAAGTTCAAATTTAGAATGCTCTAAAGAGAAACCAACATTAAATTGGTGTTTTGGTATGTATGGTAATTCATCACCTACAGTTACTGTACCCCATAAATCGTTAGAACTACCAAAACTATTTTGAAATTCTGTGTTTGTATAAGTATAACCAAATGATAATGGTAATGAAAGCGTTGCATTTTCTTTTGCAAAATTATAGTTTACTAACAATTCTAAACCATTTACATTTACTTCACCAGCATTAAATTGATCTAATGAACCTGTACCACCAGTTGCTGCTAAATCGCTTCCTAATAAGTTAGAATAATCGTTAAAGAAACCAACTACTTCACCAGAAATACCTAAGAAGTTAAAACGTGTTCCTAATTCATAGTTAATACTCTCTTCTGGTTCTTGACCATCTTGATTTCCTGGAGGTGAAAATCCTTTATGAACACCTCCAAAGATAGAAAAGTCGTTACTAAATTTATAGTTTGTTCCTATTCCAGGGATTAGTACATCAACATTATTTTCTCTTGTGGCTAAATTAACTCCAGTTCTATCTACATCACTCTTACCAAAATCCTCTCTTTGTAAAGAAATGTTTTCATAACGTAAACCAGGTGTAAATGTCCAGTTTTTATACTTTAATCTGTAAGTAATAAAAGAAGCAAATGCATTGGCACTAGAAATTCTATTAGCATCTGTACCAGGAACACCAGCAGTAGTTAATGCTAAATTACCTGTATTGCTTATACTATATTGATCTACCCATTGAAAACGGTCTTCTTCATCATAATGAAAACGAACACCAAATTCTATATCATGAAAAGCGTCTCCATTATACCAATGATAATCTAATTTAGATTGTATACCTTGTGAGTAGTAAGCTCTATTATTTGCTTTAACACCAATGGCATCAGCACCAGAATTTACACTTCCATTCACAATAGCAAAATGATCTGATAACGTGTTAGGGTCTTCTAATACATTAGCAATAGATTGTTTATCACCATTAAAAGTAACATCATTTAACTTATACCAATTTCTAGCAAAATTGTTTCTATAAGCTGTAGTTGTTAAACGTACATTTTTAGAAAAATCAGCTTTGTGTGTTATAGCATATTGAGTATGGTCTGTAGTCATTTTATCTTCATTAGAAGAAGCATATCTAGAAAACGGATTTGCATTAAAATCTGCTTCTGTTAAGCCTAAATAAGTTTCATTACCTACTTCATCTGAATATTGAAATTTAAACTCTAATGATTGCTTTACTTTTGAATTTGGAAATAAGTTTACCGAAAACTTAGCAACAATATCATTCTTATCAAAGCCAGTATCTTTTCCACTTGGTAAGGTTTTAAATCCATCAGAACCATAATTTAGATACTCTACCATATATCCAAAAGTAGCATTACCACCACCAACTTTGGCATGTAATTGTTGCGAATTAAAACTACCATAACTAGCTCTAATTTTACCACCAAACTCTGTCGGAATTTGAGAAGATATCATATTTATTGCACCACCTGTAGTAAATGGTCCATATTGCACTTGGCTACTTCCTTTTAATACTTCTACAGCTTCCATTCTTGCAATAGTTGGAAAATAATAAGCAGATGATGCACTATAAGGTGCAGGTGCTATTAGTATACCATCTTCCATAATTGTAATTTTAGAACTTCTTTCTGGAGATGTACCTCTTAAACTTATATTTGGTCGTAAACCAAAACCATCTTCTTCATATATAGAAACACCAGGCACAGTTCTTAAAGCTCTATTAACATCTGTAAAACTAAATTTTTGTAATTCTTTAGGAGATAAATAGTAAGCAGAACCTGTTCTGTTTTTTGCAACATATTTGTTTCCAAAAATTGCTGTTGTAGAAATGATAACTTCGTCTAATTGTTGTATAGAATCTAAAGTTTTTGCGACTTCCTTTTTCTCTTGAGCGCTTATTATTAAAGTGATAAATGATAAAATTAATACTGCTACCTTCTTCATTTTATTTAGATTAAGTATAAATAGTTTTTTAAATCGGGTGCAAATATACAACCTCATAAGAGTTTTTCCAAAGCTTATTTAGAATAAATTAAAATAAAATTTAAGATTTTTATTAAAACGTTTAGGAAATGCCTGATAATCATAATGAAAGCAATAATGCTTAAAATTAAATTAGTTTAAAATCATTATATATTGTAAATTTGCTCGCAATTATATCTTAATTGCCACATGATCGCACACGAAAACAAAATTTTAGGAGAAGGTCTTACTTATGATGACGTACTTCTAGTTCCAGCATTCTCAGAAGTTCTTCCTAGAGAAGTTAGTATTCAAACAAAATTTACAAGAAACATTACTATTAATGTACCTATAGTTTCTGCAGCTATGGATACTGTTACAGAATCTTCTTTGGCTATCGCAATTGCAAGAGAAGGTGGTATTGGTGTTTTACATAAAAACATGACTACAGACCAACAAGCACAAGAAGTTAGAAGAGTAAAACGTGCAGAAAGTGGTATGATTTTAGACCCAGTAACACTTCAAATGGATGCTACTGTTATAGATGCGAAATTAAGCATGAAAGAACATAGCATTGGTGGTATTCCAATTGTAGATAAAGAGGGTATATTAAAAGGTATTGTAACCAATAGAGATTTACGTTTCGAACATAAAAATAAAAGACCTATTGTAGAAGTAATGACAAGTGAAAACTTGGTTACTGCAGATGTAGGTACCTCATTAAAAGACGCAGAGAAAATTCTACAAAATTATAAAATTGAAAAGCTTTTAATTGTTGATGCAGATTATAAATTAAAAGGTTTAATAACGTTTAGAGATATAACAAAGGTTACACAAAAACCTATAGCAAATAAAGATTCTTTTGGTAGATTAAGAGTAGCTGCAGCCTTAGGTGTTACTGCAGATGCAGTAGAAAGAGCTTCTGCACTTGTTAAAGCAGGGGTAGATGCTGTAATAATAGATACTGCTCATGGTCATACAGCTGGTGTTGTAAAAGTTTTAAAAGCAGTAAAAGAAAAATTTCCAGATTTAGATGTAGTTGTTGGTAATATAGCAACTGCAGAAGCTGCAAAATATTTAGTTGATGCTGGTGCAGATGCAGTAAAAGTAGGAATCGGACCTGGTTCTATTTGTACTACAAGAGTTGTTGCTGGAGTAGGTTTTCCTCAATTCTCGGCAGTATTAGAAGTAGCTAATGCCATAAAAGGTAGTGGCGTTCCTGTTATTGCAGATGGAGGTATACGTTATACAGGTGATATACCTAAAGCAATTGCAGCAGGTGCAGATTGTGTTATGTTAGGATCGCTGCTTGCAGGTACTAAAGAGTCTCCAGGAGAAACCATTATTTACGAAGGAAGAAAATTCAAATCATACAGAGGTATGGGGTCTGTAGAAGCAATGAAACAAGGTTCTAAAGACAGGTACTTTCAAGATGTAGAAGATGATATTAAAAAATTAGTACCAGAAGGTATTGTTGGTAGAGTTCCTTATAAAGGAGAATTATACGAAAGCATACATCAATTTATTGGAGGTTTACGAGCTGGTATGGGGTATTGTGGTTCTAAAGATATAGAAACGTTAAAAGAAACTGGTAGGTTCGTAAGAATTACAGCTAGTGGAATTAATGAGAGTCATCCTCATGATGTAGCCATTACAAAAGAAGCACCAAATTATAGTAGGAGGTAAGCGGCTTTTTTAAAAATATAGATAAACTTTTCTCTGTTCTTTTTAGAATGTAGAAAAGTTTTTTGTTTCCCAATATTCTGTTAAAGCAAAATACATCTGTAACAAAATACAAATGTAAGCGTCATATATATGATTGCAATAAGAAGGATAAACTGTAGATTAAACTACACACAACCAACTTATACAAATCATATTAGTTAGTTTTTAATAGTTTGACTAGAGTCAGGAGCAGTAAATGTTTCTGACTCTTTTCTATAGGGAGTATTAGTTTTTTTTAGAGGGTATTTTATCTCTTTCAATCTTACCCTTTTTTAAGGCCTTATAGTTTTCATAACAATCTAAGACAGCTTCAATCAATTGCAAGTCAGAGGCCTTTCTAATAAAGTATTCAGAGTAACTACAATCCGTTAAGAGTTCACTTAATTCTTGTCGATCCATATCAAGATATTCCATCATTACTTCTCTATCAAATTTACCTGCTAACATTTTTCGTAAATCGTCTTCTTTCTTAAGTTTTTGTAGTTTTTTAAGTTGCTTTGGTTTTTTACCAAACAAATTATACAAATAGTCTACAGGTTGAAAGAGCGCTGCTAATGGCGATGAGAAATCTCTTTTTTGAGGTTTACCTACCTCATAGGTTTGTCTTAGTCCGTTAATATGAATTCTAGTAAATTTATCTTTAGGCACTTGCTTTACATCAATCTCTAAAACACCAATTAATTTGGTAGATTTTATAACCACTTCTTTTATTTCCTGAGGCTTTTCATACAACGCAATTTCTAGTTCATTCCCTTTTAATAAATCGTTGGTAATTTTTAATTTTATCGATGAGAAACCTAAGTAAGAGACCAATATAGTATCATTTACCCTAGTAGGTAATTCAAAAAAACCTTTATCATTTGTAATGGTTCCTTGTACTGTGTTTAGATTTAAAACGTGAGCAGCACTTAAGGCACTATTATTATCAGCATGAATAATCTGACCTTTTAAAATAGTTTTTTGAATACTGTCATTCTGAGAAAATGCATTTAGCGTGAATACAAAACTCAATAAAAAGATAATTTTTCGCATAAACACAAAATTAAGTATTAAACGCGGTATAAAGGTTAATATTTTGTGAAGAAGTATAAAAAAGAGGCAATTAGTGCGCACGAGAAGATTCGAACTTCCACAAACTTGCGTTTACAGCCCCCTCAAGGCTGCGCGTCTACCAGTTTCGCCACGTGCGCGTTGTAATTAGAAAACAAAAAAGTTAAGCAAATGCTTAACTTTTTTTCTTGTGACCGGGCTGGGGCTCGAACCCAGGACCCTCTCCTTAAAAGGGAGATGCTCTACCAACTGAGCTACCAGGTCAAAAATTAACAGGTGCAAATATACTATCAATCTTTGAAAATGAAATAGAAAAAAGCATAAATTTTTATCGATATTTGTAGAAAATATGAAATTATGAGAATTGTCTTATTAGGTTACATGGCTTCAGGTAAATCTAGTATTGGTAAAAGAATGGCTAAATCTTTAAATATCAGTTTTATAGATTTAGATGACTATATCATTGAGAAAGAAAACCAGAGTATTGCAGATATTTTTAGCACTAAAGGCGAAATTTATTTTCGAAAAATAGAGCATTTATACCTTAAAGAAATTCTTGAAAATGAAAAAAACTTTATACTTTCTTTAGGTGGAGGTACACCATGTTATGCCAATAATATGGAACTCATAAAAAATAGTAAAGCAACCTCTATTTACTTGCAAGGTAATGTAACCACTTTAGTAGAAAGGTTAATTAAAAAGAAAGCGAAAAGACCTTTAATAGCTTCTTTATCTGACGAACAAATACCAGAGTTTGTAGCAAAACATCTTTTTGAAAGAAGAGCATTTTACGAATTGGCGGAAATGACCTTTAAAATAGATCAGAAGAAAAAGAAAGAAGTAGCTAAAGAAATAGAAGCAACACTGTTGTTACAGTAAATAGGCTTTAGCTTCTTGGTCAGAAAAATCTACTTGTATATGTTCTTTAATCGATGTAGAAAGTGAAACACCCTTAAAGTCTGCCTTTACAGGATATTTTTTATGATTTCTATTCACTAAAACAGCCGTTTTAAAACGTTTTAAAGGTACATCTAAAAAGTGTTTTACACCGTAAATAAGAGTGGTACCAGAGTTTAAGACATCGTCTACCAACACCAAAGATTTGTTTTTATAATCAGCAACATCTAGAGAAGTAGATACAGCTTCTAATGGTTTCTTCTTATTAATATGTACTTCGCAAATGGTAATGGTAAGCGAAGAAATTTCTTGTAAAGTAGCTACAAGTTTCTCAGCAAATATAAAGCCATTACCTACAATACCAGCTATAATAACTTCGGTTTCATTGCTATTGCTCTCGTAAATTTGGTAAGCAATTCGCTTTATCTTTTGGTTAATCTGAATGTGATCTAAAATTATATTGCTTTCAGTGGTCATAATTCTTCAGTATTGTCTGTATATCCTTCTATATCTCTTCTGTCTTTTTTAGTTGGCCTACCAGTACCTTTTTTTCGGTAATAGTCTTTTGAGTATTTTAAAAGTTCATTTTTCTGAAACTCTTCTTTTGGAGTTACATCTTTTCGATATAAATCTACCAATTTTGCACCAACTCTACTGTCAGGTAAATCTAAAACTTTTATTTGATAATTGATTTGATTTTTTCGAACTCTTATCAGCTCATTACCAAACACCTCTTTAGAAGGTTTAACATTGGCATCTGCCAACTTTACTTGTCCTTTTTTACAAGCATTAGTGGCTAAACTTCTTGTCTTAAAAAGTCTAATACACCATAAGTATTTATCAATTCTCATAAAAAAAGTTAAAATATAGGTTTTGTCTTTTTACAAAGGTATAAAAATGGTAAATTGCGCGCTCAAATTTAAGCTATAAATGATAAAATTTAGAAATATAATTGTAGTTCTTGTACTATCAATTTTAATATATGCATGTGGAGATGATGGTTTCTTAGTAAATCCGTTTGCAGATGTAAATCATATAGAACTTGCAAAAACAGATAATGACTCTATTGTAAAGTTTTTACAGAACCACTATTATGATAAAGATTTAGACTCTGTTAAGCCTTTAGTAGATGGTGAAACTGCAATGATTAATGATGTTTCTAGTTTAAGAACATTAGAGGTTACAGAAAATACTATCGATTATAAATTGTACGTTTATGT belongs to Polaribacter dokdonensis and includes:
- the guaB gene encoding IMP dehydrogenase, whose amino-acid sequence is MIAHENKILGEGLTYDDVLLVPAFSEVLPREVSIQTKFTRNITINVPIVSAAMDTVTESSLAIAIAREGGIGVLHKNMTTDQQAQEVRRVKRAESGMILDPVTLQMDATVIDAKLSMKEHSIGGIPIVDKEGILKGIVTNRDLRFEHKNKRPIVEVMTSENLVTADVGTSLKDAEKILQNYKIEKLLIVDADYKLKGLITFRDITKVTQKPIANKDSFGRLRVAAALGVTADAVERASALVKAGVDAVIIDTAHGHTAGVVKVLKAVKEKFPDLDVVVGNIATAEAAKYLVDAGADAVKVGIGPGSICTTRVVAGVGFPQFSAVLEVANAIKGSGVPVIADGGIRYTGDIPKAIAAGADCVMLGSLLAGTKESPGETIIYEGRKFKSYRGMGSVEAMKQGSKDRYFQDVEDDIKKLVPEGIVGRVPYKGELYESIHQFIGGLRAGMGYCGSKDIETLKETGRFVRITASGINESHPHDVAITKEAPNYSRR
- a CDS encoding carboxypeptidase-like regulatory domain-containing protein; this encodes MRKIIFLLSFVFTLNAFSQNDSIQKTILKGQIIHADNNSALSAAHVLNLNTVQGTITNDKGFFELPTRVNDTILVSYLGFSSIKLKITNDLLKGNELEIALYEKPQEIKEVVIKSTKLIGVLEIDVKQVPKDKFTRIHINGLRQTYEVGKPQKRDFSSPLAALFQPVDYLYNLFGKKPKQLKKLQKLKKEDDLRKMLAGKFDREVMMEYLDMDRQELSELLTDCSYSEYFIRKASDLQLIEAVLDCYENYKALKKGKIERDKIPSKKN
- a CDS encoding shikimate kinase produces the protein MRIVLLGYMASGKSSIGKRMAKSLNISFIDLDDYIIEKENQSIADIFSTKGEIYFRKIEHLYLKEILENEKNFILSLGGGTPCYANNMELIKNSKATSIYLQGNVTTLVERLIKKKAKRPLIASLSDEQIPEFVAKHLFERRAFYELAEMTFKIDQKKKKEVAKEIEATLLLQ
- a CDS encoding RNA-binding S4 domain-containing protein; translated protein: MRIDKYLWCIRLFKTRSLATNACKKGQVKLADANVKPSKEVFGNELIRVRKNQINYQIKVLDLPDSRVGAKLVDLYRKDVTPKEEFQKNELLKYSKDYYRKKGTGRPTKKDRRDIEGYTDNTEEL
- a CDS encoding TonB-dependent receptor family protein; protein product: MKKVAVLILSFITLIISAQEKKEVAKTLDSIQQLDEVIISTTAIFGNKYVAKNRTGSAYYLSPKELQKFSFTDVNRALRTVPGVSIYEEDGFGLRPNISLRGTSPERSSKITIMEDGILIAPAPYSASSAYYFPTIARMEAVEVLKGSSQVQYGPFTTGGAINMISSQIPTEFGGKIRASYGSFNSQQLHAKVGGGNATFGYMVEYLNYGSDGFKTLPSGKDTGFDKNDIVAKFSVNLFPNSKVKQSLEFKFQYSDEVGNETYLGLTEADFNANPFSRYASSNEDKMTTDHTQYAITHKADFSKNVRLTTTAYRNNFARNWYKLNDVTFNGDKQSIANVLEDPNTLSDHFAIVNGSVNSGADAIGVKANNRAYYSQGIQSKLDYHWYNGDAFHDIEFGVRFHYDEEDRFQWVDQYSISNTGNLALTTAGVPGTDANRISSANAFASFITYRLKYKNWTFTPGLRYENISLQREDFGKSDVDRTGVNLATRENNVDVLIPGIGTNYKFSNDFSIFGGVHKGFSPPGNQDGQEPEESINYELGTRFNFLGISGEVVGFFNDYSNLLGSDLAATGGTGSLDQFNAGEVNVNGLELLVNYNFAKENATLSLPLSFGYTYTNTEFQNSFGSSNDLWGTVTVGDELPYIPKHQFNVGFSLEHSKFELNFNGRFNGEFRTLAGSGAIADNERVDSNFIVDVSGKYYVTKNLNVTANIINLLDETYAVSRVPAGLRPGHPFGAFAGLEFRF
- a CDS encoding phosphoribosyltransferase domain-containing protein; the protein is MTTESNIILDHIQINQKIKRIAYQIYESNSNETEVIIAGIVGNGFIFAEKLVATLQEISSLTITICEVHINKKKPLEAVSTSLDVADYKNKSLVLVDDVLNSGTTLIYGVKHFLDVPLKRFKTAVLVNRNHKKYPVKADFKGVSLSTSIKEHIQVDFSDQEAKAYLL